A single genomic interval of Armatimonadota bacterium harbors:
- a CDS encoding PEP-CTERM sorting domain-containing protein (PEP-CTERM proteins occur, often in large numbers, in the proteomes of bacteria that also encode an exosortase, a predicted intramembrane cysteine proteinase. The presence of a PEP-CTERM domain at a protein's C-terminus predicts cleavage within the sorting domain, followed by covalent anchoring to some some component of the (usually Gram-negative) cell surface. Many PEP-CTERM proteins exhibit an unusual sequence composition that includes large numbers of potential glycosylation sites. Expression of one such protein has been shown restore the ability of a bacterium to form floc, a type of biofilm.), with protein sequence MRLSSVIVCMLVLFLAGSVSGDSIAVMSGNAAIGALDPLVSVVGAPVMVGGVSYPAADVAQQQALVITKNSVWVDAAPGSKWVGVANGTQSSPRYGYIYSTTFSLPENYDTPLISMVFACDDGADAYLNGHLIGSGGHLEVLTNFGTSNSAFFNSGLNVLQFYAHNNVFVSFNPSGLTFSGIVTYSPNAVPEPSSFAAILSGISVTCISLRKKKRQRL encoded by the coding sequence ATGAGATTATCGAGTGTAATTGTGTGCATGTTAGTGTTGTTTCTTGCTGGATCGGTCTCCGGCGATTCGATCGCTGTGATGAGCGGTAATGCAGCTATCGGAGCGCTGGACCCACTCGTATCTGTGGTTGGAGCACCTGTTATGGTGGGAGGAGTAAGCTATCCAGCAGCCGATGTTGCACAGCAACAAGCATTGGTTATAACAAAAAACAGTGTCTGGGTCGATGCGGCACCAGGCAGTAAGTGGGTGGGAGTTGCTAATGGCACTCAGAGTTCTCCACGTTACGGCTACATATATTCAACGACTTTCTCGCTGCCTGAGAACTATGATACACCGTTAATCTCAATGGTTTTTGCTTGTGACGATGGAGCAGATGCCTACCTTAATGGTCATCTGATTGGGAGTGGTGGTCACTTGGAGGTACTAACCAATTTCGGGACATCGAACTCTGCGTTTTTTAATTCAGGGCTAAATGTGCTGCAGTTCTATGCTCACAACAATGTCTTCGTTTCCTTCAATCCAAGTGGTCTGACATTTAGCGGAATAGTTACATATAGTCCCAATGCCGTGCCGGAGCCTTCCAGCTTTGCTGCCATCTTGAGTGGAATATCGGTGACATGCATAAGTTTGCGAAAAAAGAAGCGACAAAGACTCTAG